Proteins encoded within one genomic window of Jiangella mangrovi:
- a CDS encoding thiamine pyrophosphate-dependent dehydrogenase E1 component subunit alpha produces the protein MTETTTATDLLALHETMAVIRRTEKAAHDLFLSGLVKGTTHLAAGHEAVAVGTRAALKDGDYAFATYRGHHHAIAWGATPEECLAELMQRSTGLNKAKGGSMHLTKAEAGMLGSYAIVGAHLPMAVGAAWSARLRKTDQVAVAFFGDGATNIGAFHEALNLASVWKLPVLFVCENNFYMEYTPIGSVTGVGNPAADRAPSYGIPAEVVDGNDVVAVRDAVARAAGRARAGDGPTVLEAQTYRHYGHSRTDPAKYRPDGELERWMERDPLTVSAGRLRESGTSDDDIKAAEDRAAAVVEQAVAAAKAAPQADLGEAFTDVWADGGAAWRT, from the coding sequence ATGACCGAGACGACGACGGCGACCGACCTGCTGGCGCTGCACGAGACCATGGCGGTCATCCGCCGCACCGAGAAGGCGGCGCACGACCTCTTCCTGTCCGGGCTGGTCAAGGGCACGACGCACCTCGCGGCGGGACACGAGGCGGTCGCCGTCGGCACCCGCGCGGCGTTGAAGGACGGCGACTACGCGTTCGCCACCTACCGCGGTCACCACCACGCCATCGCCTGGGGCGCCACGCCCGAGGAGTGCCTGGCCGAGCTCATGCAGCGCTCGACGGGCCTCAACAAGGCCAAGGGCGGCTCGATGCATCTCACGAAGGCCGAGGCGGGCATGCTCGGCTCCTATGCGATCGTCGGGGCGCACCTCCCCATGGCGGTGGGCGCCGCCTGGTCGGCCCGGTTGCGCAAGACCGACCAGGTGGCGGTGGCCTTCTTCGGCGACGGCGCCACCAACATCGGCGCGTTCCACGAGGCGCTGAACCTCGCGTCGGTGTGGAAGCTGCCGGTGCTGTTCGTCTGCGAGAACAACTTCTACATGGAGTACACCCCCATCGGCTCCGTCACCGGCGTCGGCAACCCGGCGGCCGACCGGGCCCCGTCCTACGGCATCCCGGCCGAGGTCGTCGACGGCAACGACGTGGTGGCGGTGCGCGACGCCGTCGCCCGCGCGGCGGGTCGGGCCCGCGCGGGCGACGGACCCACGGTGCTCGAGGCGCAGACCTACCGGCACTACGGCCACAGCCGCACCGACCCGGCGAAGTACCGCCCCGACGGCGAGCTCGAGCGCTGGATGGAACGCGATCCACTGACGGTGTCGGCCGGCCGGTTGCGCGAGTCCGGCACCAGCGACGACGACATCAAGGCGGCCGAGGACCGCGCGGCCGCCGTCGTCGAGCAGGCCGTCGCCGCTGCCAAGGCCGCCCCGCAGGCCGACCTCGGCGAGGCGTTCACCGACGTATGGGCCGACGGAGGTGCCGCATGGCGGACGTGA
- a CDS encoding alpha-ketoacid dehydrogenase subunit beta, which yields MADVTTAQDVVTYRDSVAEGIAREMRRDPSVVCLGEDIGAAGGVFKTTVGLFDEFGPDRVWDTPISEQAIVGAAMGAAMTGMRPVAEIMFSDFLACCWDYLANEIPKVRYMTGGQVTVPLVIRTANGGGLGFGAQHSQSVENWALTVPGLKIAAPSTPADVVGLMASAIRSDDPVVFFEHKGLFASKGAPAPDGHVVPFGQAAVLREGTDVTLVALASTVPLALTAADRLAAEGVEAEVVDLRCLIPLDVSAVLRSVERTSRLVVVEENPFQGGWGGTVVSVVADEGFELLDAPVKRVAGANVPLPFADALEDQVIPTVDKVVDAVRSLATY from the coding sequence ATGGCGGACGTGACCACAGCGCAGGACGTCGTCACCTACCGCGACTCCGTGGCCGAGGGCATCGCGCGCGAGATGCGCCGCGATCCCTCGGTCGTGTGCCTGGGCGAGGACATCGGGGCGGCCGGCGGCGTCTTCAAGACCACCGTCGGCCTGTTCGACGAGTTCGGCCCCGACCGCGTCTGGGACACCCCGATCTCCGAGCAGGCCATCGTGGGTGCGGCCATGGGCGCTGCCATGACGGGCATGCGCCCGGTCGCCGAGATCATGTTCAGCGACTTCCTGGCCTGCTGCTGGGACTACCTCGCCAACGAGATCCCGAAGGTGCGCTACATGACCGGCGGGCAGGTCACCGTCCCGCTGGTCATCCGCACGGCCAACGGCGGCGGGCTGGGGTTCGGCGCGCAGCACTCGCAGTCGGTCGAGAACTGGGCGCTCACCGTCCCCGGCCTCAAGATCGCCGCGCCGTCCACGCCCGCCGACGTCGTCGGGCTCATGGCCAGCGCCATCCGCAGCGACGACCCCGTGGTGTTCTTCGAGCACAAGGGGCTGTTCGCCAGCAAGGGCGCGCCCGCGCCCGACGGCCACGTGGTGCCGTTCGGCCAGGCGGCCGTGCTGCGCGAGGGCACCGACGTCACGCTGGTGGCGCTGGCGTCCACGGTGCCGCTGGCGCTGACGGCGGCCGACCGGCTGGCCGCCGAGGGCGTCGAGGCCGAGGTCGTCGACCTGCGCTGCCTCATCCCGCTGGACGTCTCGGCCGTGCTGCGCTCCGTCGAGCGCACGTCGCGGCTGGTCGTCGTCGAAGAGAACCCCTTCCAGGGCGGCTGGGGCGGCACCGTCGTCTCCGTCGTCGCCGACGAGGGGTTCGAGCTGCTGGACGCGCCGGTGAAGCGGGTGGCGGGGGCCAACGTGCCCCTGCCGTTCGCCGACGCGCTGGAGGACCAGGTGATCCCCACCGTGGACAAGGTGGTCGACGCCGTGCGGAGCCTCGCGACCTACTGA
- a CDS encoding amidohydrolase family protein: protein MDANDTVVSHVLIRNGRFIGVGNGPVRAQGRPFDVVNLRGRTVIPGIVDAHNHIVLVGNRPGWSTGAEDVFTIPDLVARYQERSADVPPGEFITTIGPISAMQFAERRLPLLAELDAVDRPVYIQAAQGGTRTNSLGKAWLEARGVVVAADGVIGGGATGSSRALQVMREQLLTPETRVRSANDALQYFATLGITTHRDGGAFHSELPSGGIANENTYTMHRPFLTLDREERMAARLRIDFLHQDPANDPNLPTLAPRLRNNFPFFGNDWLRTGGIGEFTGGGIEGLRAIARTGWRGEDHSLNLASAQSLIALREQVHAEIPIDQLRWIISHIPGFNEDLANRFHAIGGGVLVGWGPTRTGTNVGPPYRMLYDHPIQVGYHSDGGDITVISPWLNLYTMITGRNLAGAHILGDQNLTRQQALRLATADTRWFIWEDDLGSIEVGHHADLAVLDRDFFTVPDEEIYQIRSLFTVVGGKVVHDPGRWVR, encoded by the coding sequence ATGGACGCGAACGACACCGTCGTCTCGCACGTGCTGATCCGCAACGGCCGCTTCATCGGGGTCGGCAACGGGCCGGTGCGGGCGCAGGGCCGGCCGTTCGACGTCGTGAACCTGCGCGGCCGGACGGTGATCCCGGGCATCGTCGACGCCCACAACCACATCGTGCTGGTCGGCAACCGGCCCGGGTGGAGCACGGGCGCCGAGGACGTCTTCACCATCCCCGACCTCGTCGCGCGCTACCAGGAGCGCAGCGCCGACGTCCCGCCGGGGGAGTTCATCACGACCATCGGGCCCATCTCGGCCATGCAGTTCGCCGAACGCCGGCTGCCGCTCCTGGCCGAGCTCGACGCCGTCGACCGGCCCGTCTACATCCAGGCGGCACAGGGCGGCACCCGCACCAACAGCCTGGGCAAGGCCTGGCTCGAGGCGCGTGGGGTGGTCGTGGCGGCCGACGGCGTCATCGGCGGCGGGGCGACGGGGTCCAGCCGGGCCCTGCAGGTCATGCGCGAGCAGCTGCTGACACCGGAGACCCGGGTCCGCAGCGCGAACGACGCCCTGCAGTACTTCGCCACGCTGGGCATCACGACCCACCGCGACGGCGGCGCGTTCCACTCCGAGCTGCCGTCGGGCGGCATCGCCAACGAGAACACGTACACCATGCACCGGCCGTTCCTCACGCTCGACCGCGAGGAGCGCATGGCCGCCCGGCTGCGCATCGACTTCCTGCACCAGGACCCGGCGAACGACCCGAACCTGCCGACCCTGGCGCCGCGGCTGCGCAACAACTTCCCGTTCTTCGGCAACGACTGGCTGCGCACCGGCGGCATCGGCGAGTTCACCGGCGGCGGCATCGAGGGGCTGCGGGCCATCGCCCGGACCGGGTGGCGGGGCGAGGACCACTCGCTGAACCTCGCGTCGGCGCAGTCGCTGATCGCGCTGCGCGAGCAGGTGCACGCCGAGATCCCCATCGACCAGCTGCGCTGGATCATCTCGCACATCCCCGGCTTCAACGAGGACCTCGCCAACCGGTTCCACGCCATCGGCGGCGGCGTCCTGGTGGGCTGGGGCCCGACGCGGACGGGGACGAACGTCGGCCCGCCGTACCGCATGCTCTACGACCACCCGATCCAGGTCGGGTACCACTCCGACGGCGGCGACATCACCGTCATCAGCCCGTGGCTCAACCTCTACACGATGATCACCGGCCGCAACCTCGCCGGCGCGCACATCCTCGGCGACCAGAACCTCACCCGGCAGCAGGCTCTGCGCCTGGCCACGGCCGACACCAGGTGGTTCATCTGGGAGGACGACCTCGGGTCCATCGAGGTGGGCCACCACGCCGACCTCGCCGTCCTCGACCGCGACTTCTTCACCGTCCCGGACGAGGAGATCTACCAGATCCGCTCGCTGTTCACCGTGGTCGGCGGGAAGGTCGTCCACGACCCGGGGAGGTGGGTGCGATGA
- a CDS encoding M24 family metallopeptidase: MPIRTYGPNAVDWEERIDLDRLRRERLERLRAALNQSELGALLAFDFANIRYMTSTHIGTWAVDKLIRFALLPRGGEPIVWDFGSAARHHQLYNPWLDGTNRARAGISTLRGAFHPGAGIADDVAGKIARVLAEHGLQNEPVGIDVAEMPVLMALQEQGLTVIDGQQVFLEARRIKTPDEIALLAHAASMVDAAYDELYGFLRPGVRENECVGVVSKVLYDLGSEYVEGVNAISGERCSPHPHVYSDRIVRPGDPAFFDILHSYNGYRTCYYRTFAVGSASVAQRDAYTRCREFIDHAIAEVKPGATTADIVSLWPRADEFGFPDEEAAFALQYGHGVGLSIWEKPIFSRLVSLDHPEVLEEGMVFALETYWPASDGWSAARIEEEIVVTADGCEVITKFPAEELLVAGRKYWTVGGELNSLRDSQSHLNTGNASGNGATP, from the coding sequence ATGCCGATACGCACCTACGGACCCAACGCGGTCGACTGGGAAGAGCGCATCGACCTCGACCGCCTGCGCCGCGAGCGGCTCGAGCGGCTGCGCGCCGCGCTGAACCAGTCCGAGCTGGGCGCCCTGCTGGCCTTCGACTTCGCCAACATCCGGTACATGACGTCCACGCACATCGGGACGTGGGCGGTCGACAAGCTCATCCGGTTCGCGCTGCTACCCCGCGGCGGCGAGCCCATCGTCTGGGACTTCGGGTCCGCCGCGCGCCACCACCAGCTGTACAACCCGTGGCTCGACGGCACCAACCGCGCCCGGGCGGGCATCTCGACGCTGCGCGGTGCGTTCCACCCCGGCGCCGGCATCGCCGACGACGTCGCGGGCAAGATCGCCCGGGTGCTCGCCGAGCACGGCCTGCAGAACGAGCCCGTCGGCATCGACGTCGCCGAGATGCCGGTGCTCATGGCGCTGCAGGAGCAGGGCCTCACCGTCATCGACGGCCAGCAGGTGTTCCTCGAGGCCCGCCGCATCAAGACGCCGGACGAGATCGCGCTGCTCGCGCACGCCGCGTCCATGGTCGACGCCGCCTATGACGAGCTGTACGGCTTCCTGCGCCCGGGGGTGCGAGAGAACGAGTGCGTCGGCGTCGTCAGCAAGGTCCTCTACGACCTCGGCAGCGAGTACGTCGAGGGCGTCAACGCCATCTCCGGCGAACGCTGCTCGCCGCACCCGCACGTCTACAGCGACCGCATCGTCCGCCCCGGCGACCCCGCGTTCTTCGACATCCTGCACAGCTACAACGGCTACCGCACCTGCTACTACCGCACGTTCGCGGTCGGCAGCGCGTCCGTGGCCCAGCGCGACGCATACACCCGCTGCCGCGAGTTCATCGACCACGCCATCGCCGAGGTCAAACCTGGTGCGACGACGGCCGACATCGTGTCGCTGTGGCCGCGGGCCGACGAGTTCGGCTTCCCCGACGAGGAGGCGGCGTTCGCGCTGCAGTACGGCCACGGCGTCGGTCTGTCCATCTGGGAGAAGCCGATCTTCTCGCGGCTGGTCTCGCTCGACCACCCCGAGGTGCTCGAAGAGGGCATGGTCTTCGCGCTCGAGACCTACTGGCCGGCCTCCGACGGGTGGTCCGCGGCCCGCATCGAGGAAGAGATCGTGGTCACGGCCGACGGCTGCGAGGTCATCACGAAGTTCCCGGCCGAGGAGCTGCTGGTCGCCGGTCGCAAGTACTGGACCGTCGGCGGCGAGCTGAATTCCCTGCGCGACTCGCAGTCCCACCTGAACACCGGAAACGCGAGCGGCAACGGAGCCACCCCATGA
- a CDS encoding amidohydrolase has protein sequence MTGISRRDVIRGAGAAAGAAAVSSGVTATASGSPGRTNPDTGAHADLVLTNGRIHTMDDNATVVRAVAIRDGRIVAVGNSVPNPGSNGRSINLRGATVVPGLIESHTHFVSLANRPGHHVAQLELARTIAEVQGFLAARRPDVPEGQFITALGGWHPRQWTEQRLPTLAELDAAVPDRPVFLLQTFSGPSVTNTLGKQFFETVTSPLAGPVTVSPTGAITSGAQTNAALYHLRVRQTFEDKRRSALDAMAFSAQVGITTVLDQVLPPSPGPLTPNQALSGLDHYRMYDAWLSLHREKKAFIRLQTNFLHNQGNIPALGDLANQLPELRERLRHQFPFFGDDMLRTGAIGEWGAPIGAGAVWQEAQRLIAQARWRNENSPGNLAALTQVVTAYEAVNAEFGITDLRWGVQHINEATPELLARLKALNCGVSMSGFRWLQGNPGANPVGPPFRMIVDSGIPAGMHEDGVHIAPHNPWYALHYATTGLNALGQQINPGQQLTRQEALHSYTRANAWYLNREDRLGSIEPGKLADLLVLDRDYFTVSDADMRRTLPVLTVVGGEIVHDTGALPVR, from the coding sequence ATGACCGGCATCAGCCGCCGCGACGTCATCCGCGGCGCGGGCGCCGCCGCTGGAGCGGCCGCCGTCTCCTCCGGGGTGACGGCGACAGCTTCCGGTTCGCCCGGGCGCACGAACCCGGACACCGGCGCCCACGCCGACCTCGTCCTGACCAACGGCCGCATCCACACCATGGACGACAACGCCACGGTGGTCCGCGCGGTCGCCATCCGCGACGGCCGCATCGTCGCCGTCGGCAACTCCGTCCCGAACCCGGGCAGCAACGGCCGCTCGATCAACCTGCGCGGCGCCACCGTCGTGCCGGGCCTGATCGAGAGCCACACGCACTTCGTCAGCCTGGCCAACCGGCCCGGTCACCACGTGGCGCAGCTCGAGCTGGCCCGCACCATCGCCGAGGTCCAGGGCTTCCTCGCCGCACGGCGTCCGGACGTCCCGGAAGGCCAGTTCATCACCGCACTCGGCGGCTGGCACCCGCGGCAGTGGACGGAGCAGCGGCTCCCCACACTCGCCGAGCTCGACGCCGCCGTCCCCGACCGCCCGGTGTTCCTGCTGCAGACGTTCAGCGGGCCGTCGGTCACCAACACGCTGGGCAAGCAGTTCTTCGAGACCGTCACGTCGCCGCTGGCCGGGCCTGTCACCGTCAGTCCCACCGGCGCCATCACGTCCGGCGCGCAGACGAACGCGGCGCTCTACCACCTGCGGGTCCGGCAGACGTTCGAGGACAAGCGGCGCAGCGCGCTGGACGCCATGGCGTTCTCCGCGCAGGTCGGCATCACCACCGTGCTCGACCAGGTGCTGCCGCCGTCGCCGGGACCGCTCACGCCGAACCAGGCGCTGTCCGGCCTCGACCACTACCGCATGTACGACGCCTGGCTGTCGCTGCACCGCGAGAAGAAGGCGTTCATTCGCCTGCAGACCAACTTCCTGCACAACCAGGGCAACATCCCGGCGCTCGGGGACCTGGCGAACCAGCTGCCGGAACTGCGCGAGCGGCTGCGGCACCAGTTCCCGTTCTTCGGCGACGACATGCTGCGCACCGGCGCCATCGGCGAGTGGGGCGCGCCCATCGGAGCCGGCGCCGTCTGGCAGGAGGCGCAGCGGCTGATCGCCCAGGCCCGCTGGCGCAACGAGAACAGCCCCGGCAACCTCGCCGCGCTGACCCAGGTGGTCACCGCGTACGAGGCGGTGAACGCCGAGTTCGGCATCACCGACCTGCGCTGGGGCGTCCAGCACATCAACGAGGCCACGCCCGAGCTGCTGGCCCGGCTCAAGGCGCTGAACTGCGGCGTCTCGATGTCCGGGTTCCGCTGGCTGCAGGGCAACCCGGGAGCCAACCCCGTCGGGCCGCCGTTCCGCATGATCGTCGACAGCGGCATCCCGGCCGGCATGCACGAGGACGGCGTGCACATCGCGCCGCACAACCCGTGGTACGCGCTGCACTACGCGACCACCGGGCTCAACGCGCTGGGCCAGCAGATCAACCCTGGTCAGCAGCTCACGCGGCAGGAAGCGCTCCATTCCTACACCCGGGCCAACGCCTGGTACCTGAACCGCGAGGACCGCCTGGGCTCCATCGAGCCGGGCAAGCTGGCCGACCTGCTGGTCCTCGACCGCGACTACTTCACCGTCTCCGATGCCGACATGCGGCGCACGCTCCCCGTGCTCACCGTCGTCGGCGGCGAGATCGTCCACGACACCGGCGCCTTGCCGGTGCGGTGA
- a CDS encoding cupin domain-containing protein, with translation MTERHLVQRGAQAAFEAPAGWAAGAEGFRRWTVVGESAGAVHTGFGVCELDPGGSVPAHVHSFEESFHMLSGSAVLTTPEGSFRVSQGDYGVLPVAVPHTWRGSGDGPARWAEMQGPQPRADFDGDTFLVPPLDDPRPVADVDVRDPRTYRFGTIRPGHMDPAKQSQDLLAVSASMRTALLVYGGINVKQMVDSDLGAILTTMFMVQYDPDGATTPHDHPFEETYLILEGTVEASFDGKTYLLEAGDVAWAGVGCPHAFRNAGGGTLRWLETQAPAPPPRYSYRFARDWNHLRDVLGGQQ, from the coding sequence ATGACGGAGCGGCACCTGGTCCAGCGGGGGGCGCAGGCCGCCTTCGAGGCGCCGGCGGGCTGGGCCGCCGGCGCCGAAGGCTTCCGGCGGTGGACGGTCGTCGGCGAGTCCGCCGGCGCCGTCCACACCGGCTTCGGCGTCTGCGAGCTCGATCCCGGCGGCTCGGTGCCGGCGCACGTCCACTCGTTCGAAGAGAGCTTCCACATGCTCTCGGGCTCGGCCGTCCTCACCACGCCCGAGGGCTCGTTCCGGGTGTCTCAGGGCGACTACGGCGTGCTGCCGGTCGCGGTCCCGCACACCTGGCGGGGCTCCGGCGACGGACCGGCCCGCTGGGCGGAGATGCAGGGGCCGCAGCCGCGCGCCGACTTCGACGGCGACACCTTCCTGGTGCCGCCGCTCGACGACCCTCGCCCGGTCGCCGACGTCGACGTCCGAGACCCGCGCACCTACCGGTTCGGCACCATCCGGCCCGGTCACATGGACCCCGCGAAGCAGTCGCAGGACCTGCTCGCCGTGTCGGCCAGCATGCGCACCGCGCTGCTCGTCTACGGCGGCATCAACGTCAAGCAGATGGTCGACAGCGACCTCGGGGCCATCCTGACCACGATGTTCATGGTGCAGTACGACCCCGACGGCGCGACCACCCCGCACGACCACCCGTTCGAGGAGACGTACCTGATCCTCGAGGGCACGGTCGAGGCGTCCTTCGACGGGAAGACGTACCTGCTCGAGGCCGGCGACGTCGCCTGGGCCGGGGTCGGCTGCCCGCACGCGTTCCGCAACGCCGGCGGCGGCACGCTGCGCTGGCTCGAGACGCAGGCGCCGGCGCCGCCGCCGCGCTACTCGTATCGTTTCGCCCGCGACTGGAACCACCTGCGCGACGTCCTGGGAGGTCAGCAGTGA
- a CDS encoding amidohydrolase family protein, whose protein sequence is MSTRLLLSNGHVISMDPDIGDVAGADVLIEDGAIVAVRPGLSAEVTDAEVVDATGRIVIPGFVDTHRHTWETAIRTSAPNATLDDYFVEILDTFAPLYGPDDVYASNLAGSLECLNAGITTLVDWSHINNTPEHPDAAINGLREAGLRAQYAYGSANTSLAKYWFNSAEVIPGDDVRRIRSTYFAGDDGLLTMGLATRGPGFCQDDVVTAEWALAREVGIPLTVHVAMGRLAGRFAMVEQLDRLGLLGPDTTYVHCCYFSDHEWRRVADTGGTISIAAQVELQMGHGWPPVAKSYQFGLAPSLSIDVVTTVPGDMFTQMRAAFGGERARINATSWQADTLNPDTTPTARHMLEMATINGAQVAGLADRTGSLTPGKRGDVVLIDATALNVAPVMDPVAAVVLAADVSNVETVIVDGVIRKQGGKLLADVDRARGLVEAARDRLVAAAEKNKAAAG, encoded by the coding sequence ATGAGCACCCGACTCCTGCTCAGCAACGGCCACGTCATCAGCATGGATCCCGACATCGGCGATGTCGCCGGTGCCGACGTCCTCATCGAGGACGGCGCCATCGTCGCCGTCCGGCCGGGCCTCTCCGCCGAGGTCACCGATGCCGAGGTCGTCGACGCCACCGGGCGCATCGTCATCCCGGGCTTCGTCGACACCCACCGGCACACCTGGGAGACGGCCATTCGCACGTCCGCGCCGAACGCCACGCTGGACGACTACTTCGTCGAGATCCTCGACACCTTCGCCCCGCTGTACGGGCCCGACGACGTCTACGCGAGCAACCTCGCGGGCTCGCTCGAGTGCCTCAACGCGGGCATCACCACGCTGGTCGACTGGTCGCACATCAACAACACGCCCGAGCATCCCGACGCCGCCATCAACGGCCTGCGGGAGGCCGGGCTGCGCGCCCAGTACGCCTACGGCTCGGCCAACACGTCGCTGGCGAAGTACTGGTTCAACAGCGCCGAGGTCATCCCGGGCGACGACGTCCGGCGCATCCGCAGCACCTACTTCGCCGGCGACGACGGCCTGCTCACCATGGGCCTGGCCACGCGCGGGCCGGGGTTCTGCCAGGACGACGTCGTCACGGCCGAGTGGGCGCTGGCCCGCGAGGTCGGCATCCCGCTGACGGTGCACGTCGCCATGGGGCGCCTGGCCGGCCGGTTCGCCATGGTCGAGCAGCTCGATCGCCTCGGCCTGCTGGGGCCCGACACCACCTACGTGCACTGCTGCTACTTCAGCGACCACGAGTGGCGCCGGGTCGCCGACACCGGCGGCACCATCTCCATCGCCGCGCAGGTCGAGCTGCAGATGGGCCACGGCTGGCCGCCGGTCGCCAAGAGCTACCAGTTCGGCCTCGCCCCGAGCCTGTCCATCGACGTCGTCACGACGGTCCCGGGCGACATGTTCACGCAGATGCGCGCGGCTTTCGGCGGCGAGCGGGCGCGCATCAACGCGACCAGCTGGCAGGCCGACACCCTCAACCCCGACACCACGCCCACGGCGCGGCACATGCTCGAGATGGCGACCATCAATGGCGCGCAGGTGGCCGGGCTGGCCGACCGCACCGGGTCGCTCACGCCGGGCAAGCGTGGCGACGTCGTGCTGATCGACGCGACGGCGCTCAACGTCGCCCCGGTCATGGACCCGGTCGCCGCAGTCGTGCTGGCCGCCGACGTCTCCAACGTCGAGACCGTCATCGTCGACGGCGTCATCCGCAAGCAGGGCGGGAAGCTACTCGCCGACGTCGACCGCGCCCGCGGCCTGGTCGAGGCGGCCCGCGACCGCCTGGTCGCCGCGGCCGAGAAGAACAAGGCGGCCGCGGGATGA
- a CDS encoding cupin domain-containing protein: protein MSPSAVPAIGERIRQERMRKGVSARGLAREIGVSASLISQIETDKSQPSVSTLYAITTALGISVEDIFAPGSDDGVPAGPRADVVVPPVGVAVQVSDVPAADSAVSPDSAVSPGEAAPSATSVPETISALRVLGSDRRRVGPVVRAAEREVLTLDSGVTWELLGQVPDAHTDFLRITYQPGGSSSSGAGLLMRHSGTEYGHVLSGELVLTLGFEEHHLRAGDSVSFDSTMPHAYRNDGTEPAVGIWFVLERSA, encoded by the coding sequence GTGAGCCCGTCGGCAGTGCCCGCGATCGGTGAGCGCATCCGTCAGGAGCGGATGCGCAAGGGCGTCAGTGCCCGCGGGCTGGCGCGCGAGATCGGAGTGTCGGCGAGCCTGATCTCCCAGATCGAGACCGACAAGAGCCAGCCGTCGGTCAGCACGCTGTACGCCATCACCACCGCGCTGGGCATCTCCGTCGAGGACATCTTCGCCCCGGGTTCCGACGACGGCGTTCCCGCCGGTCCGCGGGCCGACGTCGTGGTGCCGCCGGTGGGTGTGGCGGTGCAGGTGTCCGACGTGCCGGCCGCGGACTCGGCGGTCTCGCCGGACTCGGCGGTCTCTCCGGGCGAGGCGGCGCCGTCGGCCACCTCGGTGCCCGAGACCATCAGCGCTCTGCGGGTCCTCGGCTCCGACCGCCGCCGCGTCGGCCCCGTCGTCCGGGCGGCCGAGCGCGAGGTGCTGACCCTGGACTCCGGCGTCACCTGGGAGCTGCTCGGCCAGGTCCCCGACGCCCACACCGACTTCCTGCGCATCACCTACCAGCCCGGCGGCTCGTCCTCGTCGGGGGCCGGGCTGCTCATGCGCCACTCCGGCACCGAGTACGGGCACGTGCTGAGCGGCGAGCTGGTGCTGACGCTCGGCTTCGAGGAGCACCACCTGCGGGCCGGCGACTCCGTCTCGTTCGACTCCACCATGCCGCACGCCTACCGCAACGACGGCACCGAGCCCGCCGTCGGCATCTGGTTCGTCCTCGAGCGCTCCGCCTGA
- a CDS encoding SDR family oxidoreductase translates to MTTIVIVGGTSGIGLELARRRVAAGDDVVITGRDGDRCDSVAADIGARCRGLAVELSDPAAIAVALDGVEKVDHLVVAAIDRDQNTAADYDVGRAVRLVTLKLVGYTEVVHALLPRMASDGAVVLFGGLAKDRPYPGSTTVSTINGGVMGLVHTLAVELAPLRVNAVHPGIVGDSPFWQAKPPGVLDGYISRTPIGRLATMADVADAVDFLLRNRAMNGVNLNVDGGWLLT, encoded by the coding sequence GTGACAACCATCGTGATCGTCGGCGGCACGTCCGGCATCGGGCTGGAGCTGGCCCGGCGGCGGGTGGCGGCCGGCGACGACGTCGTCATCACCGGGCGCGACGGCGACCGCTGCGACTCCGTGGCCGCCGACATCGGGGCGCGCTGTCGCGGCCTCGCCGTCGAGCTGTCCGACCCCGCCGCCATCGCCGTCGCGCTCGACGGCGTCGAGAAGGTCGACCACCTCGTCGTCGCCGCCATCGACCGCGACCAGAACACCGCCGCCGACTACGACGTCGGCCGCGCGGTCCGGCTGGTGACGCTGAAGCTGGTCGGCTACACCGAGGTGGTGCACGCGCTGCTGCCGCGCATGGCGTCCGACGGCGCCGTCGTCCTGTTCGGCGGGCTCGCCAAGGACCGGCCCTACCCGGGGTCGACCACCGTCTCGACCATCAACGGCGGCGTCATGGGCCTGGTGCACACGCTGGCCGTCGAGCTCGCGCCGCTGCGGGTCAACGCCGTCCACCCGGGCATCGTCGGCGACAGCCCGTTCTGGCAGGCCAAGCCGCCGGGCGTGCTCGACGGCTACATCTCGCGCACGCCCATCGGGCGCCTGGCCACCATGGCCGACGTCGCCGACGCGGTCGACTTCCTGCTCCGCAACCGGGCGATGAACGGCGTCAACCTCAACGTCGACGGGGGCTGGCTGCTGACGTGA